The genomic region AAGTGGGACCCACACCCATTCCAATACCTTAACATGTTAGTAAACGCCGAAATTCACTCATCGCGGAATCAATTCCGCCACTCTCAATTACATTCCAGGTTAGTAAACATGTCATAAAATATCCTCGATATGTCCGTTTTTACAAGCATCGATATTGATTTTCATATTTTTCCGATATTTAATATTTAGTCTATTTTTAGTCGAATATACAACATTTATATAAAATTTTAGTAAAATTTTCATCGATATTCGATATTTTCTTGATATATCAATCATTAATTTTTTTTTTTTTTCAAACCATCAATATTTCCACAATCTTCGGTATTTTAGTCATTGAATACCAAGAAGAAGACCAGCTGTACACGCCTCCATTTCCATGTTCAGAATTGAGAATTGAGTGTGCATGTAGAAAAGGTCTACCAAGACAGCAATACTCATACCAGAATCATTTCGTGCTACTACTCGGATCCCTCCACTCCCAGACACTTAGAAAACGCCCCATCAACATTTATCATGAGACTTCAAATTGGAGGACACTGCCATTGCACACGAGGCCTCAAGCAATTTTATCACCCATTGAATCATATTCATAGGCCGGAATATAACCCCCTTCCATAAGACATCATTCCCATAAAAAACATGCTAATCTAATTGTTAGAAATTTGAACTAAAACATGCTCAACTGTTTGGTAAATATTACGCCTCGCAAATTGGAGGCCTCTTTTTTCTCTCAACCTTTTCTCTTCGACTTTGTTTTTGGAGAATGAAAGCAAATAAATTGATTGCTCATATCGAGGGCTGTACCCTTAACAGAAAAAGAAATTGCAACACAATTATCATATAATTGAAAACTTGCTTTATTTATCATCCCCCTGTGTATGTTTCTTTGCAATGTATATGAATGACTCTACATCGGGTAAGTTCTATATATTTGCATGTCCTATACTAACTAGTAGCTATTAGAGGTTGATGTGGAGACAGACAGCCATCACCTTCTTACCCATGCAACTTAGCAAAAACCCCAACCAGTGTTGCAGTATTGTAAGTACATGCCTCTGTCTGCATGTAATTCCACCTCTCATCCCTGAATCCATCATCTCCATCCGGGCCACCAACTAATGCTCCGACAACCACATTCGGGTTCGGATCCTTATTTCCATACCAGTTATCATATCCCTGCGTGCACCCAATAAATCCCTTGTTCCTCTTATACGAATCAATGGATGCTCCTCTGTGGTGCAGCCTCAGAGGGTAGTTTGGACCGTACCCAACCAAGTAGCTCAAGCCCCTTGGATTAGACCCCAAAATGTAATCAACCTGTGACTTGGCAAAAGCTAACATTTCGTCAGGGCCTACCTGCCCTTTGTCGCAGTTCAGATTCTGATGAGTGGCCTGGAGATGATCAGAGTAAACTGTGAGGAGAAATGCAGAAGTTGAAACGTATTGCATGTTGTTCCATTGGCGGATGTACAGTAAGCCTCCTGGGGTGCGTCGCACGTTGGTGTTGTTGTTCTTGCCAAGGCAAGAACACATGTAGTACTCAGCTTTTGAGAGGTACTGTTTCAGTGTGTGCTCGTGCTTTTTGTGCTTTGCTTCCTTGAGTAACTGGGAAAAGAAAACGTACATGAAGGTTAAGGAATTAAGTAAAACAAAAACAATTGTAACACAAGATTAGAGAGTACCAATCCAATGGCAGGTACAGGAACTTTTTATCCCATCAGGAAATAAATCAGCAGTAATTGAGGCATTGTATAAACATGTATTGACCCTAAATTACGATCTAAAATACTAAGCAAATATGAGTGATTGTTCATGAAATTAAACACCACCTTTTTGAATTTAAATTACACCTTCTCAATTACACAAGTAATTGTGTTCTCGCTTTTGTTAATTAGTGATGTGATTGGAAATGAGATTCAAATCATTTTAGGCATATATTATTGTTGACATCATATGCTAGTGGTCAAGGTTAAGTACTCATTTACCATTGAAGCAATGATTTGAACACCAGCATACTTAACATCCCAGCTAAACTCTGTGATGGACCAAGTGGTGCCACCAAAAGCTTGAGCATTGGTCAAAACATAGTTCAAATAATCTTCATTGTTTGTAGCCTTGTACAACCAAATAGCTGCCCAGAGCAACTCATCCATGTATCCACTCCAAGATGTATAGTGGCCTTTAACCACCTTTATGCTCTCATCATACTTGCCTCTATATTTGTCACCAAACTCAAACAACTGCCAACAACCAATTCAAATTTAATTATCATATAAGTAAATTTATGTATAATCAAGTATATAATGACCAAAACCAATATACTTGGTAACCAGTATACCAACCTTATACATTTCTAAATAGTACAAATTCGCATTGAGTAAGTTACCTGTTTTGCATGGTCTAAAAGGAGGCCTGAGTAATGTGGGTTTGTTTTCCTAAACACAATGGCAGCTGCTGCCATTGCTGCGGCAGTCTCCCCGGCAATATCTGATCCGGGGTTTTTCTCATCGACCTTGTAGGCTTGCCGAGACGTCGTCATATCTTCTGGCCTTTGCCAACAATAGTGATCCGTGAATCCATCGCCCACCTACACAAAAGAAACCGCGAGTGAGACACATTCCAAGCACTCTGAGTTTTACTTAATTCAGACACCGTGATTTAAATCACATAACTCAAAGGGAAATCAGTGACCAACTCAACTAAATGACTCACTGAACTCAAACATTACTGAGACTACTGTGAACCTGCACCACATTGAAGACGTACAATTCATTTAACATAGCATACATCTTGGTCAGAAAACATAATATATTTTTTTTCTGGCTTCCTGACCCCATTTCATACCACAGCGTAAATAAATGTGACAATGTACCACATATCTAACCAAAAAACCACCAAAATATCAGTCCGAAGAGATAAGCTAGCTTTCCGGCAAAGTATTACGTACCTCCGCCCAGAAAACATTTGGATGAGTATGAGCTTTTATGAAATAGTCTGTCCCCCATTTTATAGATTCAAGGGCATGACTGTACTCGCCGGAATCCGTTATCTCTTTGCCGTATTCTATGACACCCCAAGAAAGCATCGTTATAGTAAACGCCATTGGCAAACCAAATTTCACATTATCACCAGCATCATAGTAACCTCCCACCAAGTCCACCTGAAATTACATCAAATCGAACAAATAACTAACCATTCATATGATATGTACAGGGTCATGTTGAAATGAAATAAAGGACAGACTTACTCCTTGTTCTATGCCATCGTTGAGGCCGGAATGATCACGCCAAATGACCCTCTGGTTGTGAGGTAAGCGACCGGAGCGCTGAGATTCAAAGTAGAGGAGACTCTTGGTGAGAGCATCGCTATAGTTGAAGGACTGAGAGAAGGGAAAGAGAGCAAATATGGAGAGTAGAACACACCATTTCTGGAGGACAATACTTTGCTTCTTGTCCTCCTTCATAGTATGATCGAGTTTCTCTCTTTTCCTTCACATCCCTCGCTTCGTGCCTATTTATATTGCATGATAATTGGGTGAGGTCGGGAGCACCTGAGCTCAGATTGTGCGACCCGATTTGATTTGGTTGACTTCAGCAAGAGTCGTCGCTTGATTTTGATTTGGAAATCCAGATATGTAGTTAAATCTCTTGAACGGAAAGAGAAATTAATCTGCCAATATGGTATTGTATTTACTGATACTTTTGAAAATTATATTCCTTATACGTATTTGCGGTCGGGACCAACCTCATAACTTCTGGTAGTAATTGTCTTATTTGAGAACAACCTCATAACTTCTCAAAGCTTAATACTTGAAAGTAATTGTTTAATTTTACGCTTAAAAGTAATACTTGAAACCTCATAACTTCTCCAACCATGTGGCTTGATTGATTTCGCAATCTCACTGGCTATGTTTGAGCATCTTTAACAATGTTGATTATATATTTTGTAATCAAATTTTAATTAAAATTAGCTAAAAAATTATTTTGGCTAGCCACTTTAGAAATCTCACTACGCATACTCTCTATTTCAACTAAATTTTGATTTATATTATTTATTAAATAAGTTTTTAATTTAAATATGTTTTAATATTAGAAAAATGTCAATTTAGTACTAATTTATCCTCCTCTTAGCCCATTTTAATGAATCTAATATTAGAGAGCTCATTCCAATACAAGGTCTTCCTCTTTTTGCCCAAGGAAGTCATTCTAATTAGGACCCTTAAGTTAAAGACTAGTTGATGACTTTTTGGCATATCCAACTTTTCGATCTTATATCCACATCTTGACCGTTCAGTTTATAAGTATTTATGAGTAGATTATTTCTGCAAATTTTCAGCCATATTGAAAATCTTTAAGGCATTCATAAATATAATTTACCAATTATGAACTTGAACGGTTCATATTTAACAGATTTGGTTCGTCCATTAATTTAATTTGATCTAGTTTGTTACCTTAACGAACATCAATTTGGCTGAAAATTTGTATAAATAATATACTCATATAGACCTAAAAACTGAATGGATGAGATGTCAAAATGTGATCGAAAAATGGGTCTTTTAAATCATAAACAGAAAAATCCTCAACTAGTCGTCGACTTAAGTGTCCTCACTGGAATGACTTCTTTTGCCCAAATAATCAAAACTTATGTGTCTGGCCACAGTTTCCATTATTTCAAGACCAAAATGCCCTTGTATCTAGAATTATAACAGATTCTCGACGTAGAGAACACTTGGCCGGAACATCACTGGACTTCGGTCACCAATTGCCGAACTCCGATCGCTGAACTTCCCCGGTCGTCGAATTTCGGTCACCGGTTACTGGAATTTCTTCGGTCGCCGGTTATTGACCCACAATAACTCACATTTTCTCCGATCACCGGTAACTCGGTTACTGACCCCCAATAATTCAGATTTTCTCTGATCGCCGGATTCCAGTTATCAGCAACTCAGTTACTGACCCTTAATAATCAGTTATTGACCTCCAGTAACTTGGTTACTGACATCCAATAATCAACTTATTTCAGCTTAATGTATTTCAAACGAAGAAATACCAGAAAATAATCAAGTTACTAACCCCAATAAGACCCCAATAATCAGGTTACTAACCTCCAATAATCAACCATAATCGATCATTTTCATATAGATTAGGCTCTAAATGCAAACAATTTCATCCAAATAAACAAGCAAAAATGCACTCACGCATTCAAAGAATTCAAACACATATCAAACCAATATATAGAAGGTCTCAACTTGAAATCGAAAAAAACAAGGTCTTATCTCGTCGGTATCAGTGATGGAAGTCACCGACGAGAGAGAGAGAGAGAGAGAGAGAGAGAGAGAGAGAGAGAGAGAGAGAGAGAGTAGNNNNNNNNNNNNNNNNNNNNGAGAGAGAGAGAGTTGATCATCTCCGCCTCAAGAGGAAACAACACATTCAACGCCTTGGTTAAAGCGAATACAGAATACCTCCTCAACCGCAACAACACTGACAACCTCCCGATCTCCTCCGTCTAGTCCGAGATTGAGTCCGTCGATTTTCTCCTCGTCGATTAGGACTTTGGAGGTTAGGGCTTTGGAGGCCGAGGATGACGCAGCAGAGGTGGTGGTCTCAACGGCATTAGGGTTTGATTTGGAGGTTGAAGCACCACCACCGATTGTGATGTCACAGGAGGAGGCGGCGAGATTGGCTTCTAATTCGCGCTTCTCTCCCTCCTGCTTCTTCTAGATTTGTTTCTTTCTAGCCAACCAACTCGATTGGCATTTCTAATCTCGCCGGATAAAGCCGTGGTGGAGGTGAACTAAATCGAAGGCGTAGTGATGGAGCCATGGAGGTGAACCAGATCGAGCCTAAGAGAGGGAGAGGAAACCAAATCGAAGACGATGACGTGGCGTCATCGAAGATGAAAAGCTTGCATATGAGATCGGGGAAGGTGAGGGAGAAGAAGTGGGGGGCGTGGTCGGGAGGGAGGGAGTGGAGGGACTCGACGACGTCGTAGGCAGAAGAGATCTCGTTTGGCTCGGCGAAGGCGAGGATGGTGCTGGGGAGGTGAAGAGAATAAGGTTTGGGAAGATTAGAGAGAGAGAGAGAGAGAGAGAGAGAGAGAGAGAGAGAGAGAGAGAGAGAGAGTGNNNNNNNNNNNNNNNNNNNNNNNNNNNNNNNNNNNNNNNNNNNNNNNNNNNGAGAGAGAGAGAGAGAATGGATGATTTGAAACGAAGGGTATACATGTATTTTCCTTAAGAATCATTGGAATGGACTAAGGGATAAGAGTTTCATTAGAATAGGTTTTAGTTTCCCTGTTTTTGTGCATTTGGGCATTTTCCTGAGCATTTGGGAAAATGCTTTAGACCCATAAGCAACCTAGTCTAAACTATGAAAAACAATAAAAACAAAGTAGAATTCAAGCCAAGGCCCAACAAGGAATCCAACCCAATCATCTACTCAAACAACCAAGCCTAAAGGAAGGAAATAGATAGGCCGAAACCACCTCGCCTGGCCCAAGCCTTGCCTCGCCATCGATCCACCCTCGCCACTGTCGGTGTTGGATCAGTGTCTGACGTCTCCGTCAAATTGGCGAAACAAACACCAACCCCCAACCCCCACCTCCACCGGCTAGGACTACCAGACTCAGCTTCGACTCTGCAGGTCCGACTCCACCGGCTAGGTCCGAGCATCATCTTCGACTCTGCAGGCAACAACCAATTGGGCTCCGCCAACCTAGCTTCAAGAATCGCCAAACATCTCTCTGCCGCTGTCAGCCGATCTTCGCCGCTTGCTTCCCCGGCTCGACACACTCTCCAACCAAAGGAAAGGAGATAACACCCACCCAATCTCCTCCTCTAAGACAAGGGCTCGTCACACAAAATCGTCCGGCCATGTCTCACGAGCGTCGGCTAGGCCAGAGGCCTTCGTCGGCAACGAGGCGCAGCTGGACAGGTGCTCAGATCTCAGAGTACTCACGCTCGCTCTAGGGTTTAGGGAGGATGCTCTCTCTTACATAAAATGACTTAAAAAGAATAGTTTGAATTAACATAAATTATAGAGAGCCTCATCTTGCTAGCTATATTTAGAGAGCGAGATAACTAAAAGTTAAAATAGCTAGTTACTTACTAGTATGCTGGAGCTGGTAAAATTGATAAAAATAAAAATAATAATAATAATAATAACTAAACTGGCACTCTAAAATGACTAAAGAGTCAATATAGAGAGAGTCTACTAAATTTGCTCTTACCGGGTGTTTCTTGAACGTTCTCAACTATGTGTGTAGCGTCCCAAACGGTATTTTAACAACTCTTTACTGGCCAAACAAGCTTAGCGCATCAATATCCTAATTCTCTTTGTGCTCAACTGTTGAAACAAAAGTATTTCCCTAACACTTCTTTCCAAAATGTTGTTAAGGGAGGCTCTAACTTTTGGTTGTGGTTCAGCAGTCTTTGTTGGCCGAAATCTGCTCTTCAAAGACGCGATAAGGAACGTTGGCAATGGTTAGACTGTTGAGCTTTGGCATGACATTTAGACCCAATCCTCCCAGTTTCACCTATTTCCATCCCTCTGAATCACACACATACCACTGTTGGTTCCATTATAGATTGGCACACTAGAAGCAAGCACTTCTCAGTCAAGCTACACATACCACGGTTAGTTCCAATATAGATTGGCACACTAGAAGCAAGCTCTTCTCAGTCAAGCTGGTAAAGATACACTCATCATATCAGTTGCCAAGCTATCCCTGCCTATCTGACGGTGTACTTTAAGTTGCAATTACAAATTCAAGGGGAATCCACCAGAAATCTTGGGATATCAAAGAAGTTATGGGGATAGTTTATAATAGATGACATTATTACAAATGCATGGTGATCCCCTCAAATGAATCATAAGATTAGACTGTGTACTTGCATCAACGTATATACAAGCATTTTTGCGATGATACAGATTCAATCAATTGATATTTACTTTCGAATTTAAAATGAGACATCAGCTCATGCTTTAGCCTATGAAAAGAAACTCTCCCTACAGCAGCCCGGAGAACACCGTAAGCCGTTAAAATCAGAAGTATACGGAGGCTAGAGAGGAGATAGGCGAGTAGGAAAAAAATAAACAAAAACGAAGGATAATAATTCCTAACATGAAGCACCGGGAACTTGGAACAACATACGGCGATGCTCCGAACCCTCTCGCATGAAGCCATGAAAACCAACCAAATGGTTATCCATGAACTGCAGCAAATTTGTTAACTAGTGCAGAAGGTGATCGTTAAAAACAACCCTGTGGAGTTGATGAAAGAAGATTGTCGTCACTGTGACACGCAAGCTAGGAATTGCAGCCCACATACTCCGGTTTTTTTCCGAGACAAGAAACGAACCCATACGCTATGGTTGCAAAGAAGTCGTATAGAAGAACTTTGGATATCAAACAAGAACCAACCAAGTCAGCTAAAGCATGAGAACATGAACGGTGAGAGATATTTCAAACAGTGAGAGATATTNNNNNNNNNNNNNNNNNNNNAATATCTCTCACTGTTTGAAATATCTCTCACCGTTCATGTATATAAATGTCATTTTATTTTATACATAAAAAATGATATATATACCATAATTTGAACATAGTATAAAATAAAATGGTATTTATATACATAAACGGGGAAAGATATTTCAAACAATGAGAGATATTTCAATCTAGGTTTTATTAAAATATTTATGTATGTATTAAGACATATCTCTCACTGTTTGAAATATCTCTTATCACGAGGACAAGACTTGGCAAAACATGAAGCTTGATGCGGCAAAATTTGGCCTAAATGAGCAAGATCCTCATGAACAATCACAAAAACTTCCACAATCACTTGAGAAGCCACCGCTTCAAGTACAATCACAAAAACCTTCACAAAAGGAGACATTAGATTTTCTAAGACATATTACAAATATTAAAATAGTTGCTGCCATCATAAATATGTTATGAAACATCACAACTTAAGTGGCAGCAATTTCGTACAGGAATTTTTTTTTCCTTAATTTGGAGGGAAATCCTATCCTTGATCTTACCTCAATCCCAAACCCTCCCTGGGGTTAATAAAATGTGTAGATTAACAAGAGTTTAACTAGAGCAAAATATCTTACATGCGTCACTATCTTGAGTCCCCAGTCTACAGCAGCCAACATCTCCAATATAGGATAACTTGCAGTTCGGGCAATTAAAAGGTGAGATCTACTATAATAGCTTATAAGTTATGCTCAACCATTTCTCAGCGACTCCTGCAGAGCATATTGGTATTGCTCATTCAAAGTGGCTATTTTACTGAAAATGTGACTGTTCAATCATCAACGAAACAACTCACATCCAGAAAGCAAGGAAAACAAGATTTCATGTAATAGCAGCAAGTTTTTGGAAGATTTCAACAATCACCAACATTGAAAAGAGCAACAATTTTTCATGAAGCTCAGAAAAGAGTTGAAACAGTCAAATTTAACCAATACTAGAGGGGTGCAAGCAACACGTATGTGAATGTGAAAGATGTAGCCTACACCTTACTCTTCGAGACAAAACTCAAGGAGGACAGGAAAACTTTTTTTACCCCTGTTTGTCTAAACAGGTGCCTAGACAATAGTAGGGTATGTCTAAAACACCAACCATAGAAGGAGAGGGAGAGCAGGAATAATGAGACTAGATGGTACCAGGTTATGTCCTAACAACTCTAAGTAAACAACAACTAACAGCCAAGGATTCAATGCCCAGCCATCTTAGCTATGCGTCTATTAGGATGGTCAAACTCTCAGCAGCCATACATAGTGTGAGGAAACAAAACAAACAAATATGCTGCAAAGAACGACAGCACCGAGAAATAAACTTCCATAGCACATCAAGCATATTTCATACACATAGATTTGTCATGTCTTGACAATCAACAACTAGCAATACGTTCAGATGTGACTAGCAACATAATAGGTTGTAAGTTTTAGACATGGATTCCAAATACTCAAGTCTATATGTACTTAACTACTACTCGGTACCCTCACAAAGTCATTTGACTAGACAATAGCACCTCCAGTTTGGTGCAGCATGGCATCTATCTCATCCCCATCCTCCATCTCCAACTGCAATAAACAACACTGGGTCAAAATTCATAAACTAAACAGCAAAAATATGCACAAGAACAGATAGTTAGATGCATAAAGCAACCTCATCTGGAGTCTGCTCAGCCCTGAGACGGCGTCCATCAAACAAGAATGCAATGGCGTTGAAGTCCACTGACTGGCGATCACAGTAAGCATTCATAAGCTTCTTCAACTGAGTGTTTCGCTTGATCCGGAAGAACACCTCATTCCCATCCTAGAAAAATAAACAACCAAACTATTAGGTCAACCTCAATTTTGTCGAAAACAACAAATAAAATCACATACAAAGTTTCATTACAACATTCTTCATCAACAAAACAAACCCTTAAACCCTCTCTTAGTCATGATTTACCATCATAACATGCTATACTGTCCCAATTGTTAATAAAGATAAAATCAGTTCCAAAATTACCCAAAATCAAGAAGACCCAGCATCAGAAAGTAAAAATTGTATGAAAACAAAAAATAAAAATCAGAAACATGGAAAAAAAACTAACTAATCTGGACATGGAAAAATACTAAATAATATATACTGAATTTGATAAAACAAATCAAAATCAAAATACAGAAATTAAAAGATTTTGGAGAAGCAAAACCTAAACCTAAGAGAGAGAGAGAGAGAGAGAGAGAGAGAGAGAGAGAGACCTGGCTCTTGACTTTGAGGTTGATGTGAGCGGCCTGGTCGGCGGGCTTCTTGTCCTCCTCCTGGTTAGTGACACCCGACATGTTCTCTCTCTGCAGCGGCGGCGATCTGACTGAGATTGGAGGTCTCCAAACACTTGCTCTCAAGTCTTGTTCAAAGTAGAGACGGTTTTGCCTTCTGTCTCTCGTTAACCTACCTTTTTAACTCGATATGGACCCTTGAATGACGTTTGACTATTGGTCGGCCCGTAAATTATTGTACCACATGATGAATTGGGCTTGGCCCGGTTATATGAATTGTATTCATTTTTAAAGAAAATAATATACATTATTAAAATCTTTAACAAGCCCCACCGTTACATATGTAATAAGTCTGTGAGGTTCGAACTAAGCAACATGTCACGACTTATCCTTACATACAGTATGTGGTTTGTGTTCACTAAAATCTGCTCTGCTATTGTTGTTAGACGTACATACCATCTTACTATTTGCAATAACCAACCAAGGTGAAAGAAGTGAGAAATAGTATAATGGATTACAAGAGATGATTGGCGCCAGATGGAGAAAGATTGATAACGGGTCTTCAAATGGACTAGAATGGATCTAATCTAGATCATGATGAATCTAGTAGATACTTGTTGCTACCCAACATCCAAGAAGATGAGAAGAGGCTGATTACTAGCCCAACATGCTCGGCTTCACCAAAATGAGAATTGGGTCTCGTACATTTGAAGAGATCGATGTAGAAACCAAGAGGCAAAGATGAGTCATACAGATATATTGCCAATTAGTCTGTTATCAATTCTGGAATGGAAGATAATTCCAATTTCCAAATGTGCAAAAGCAGACGAAACATTGGGATATGAGAGAGGTAGGCCTCATTGTAGGGTAGGACTTTAAATAAGTCAACAAAACTTAGGTCCGAGTAGGGCTGAGTCAAGGCTTCAATATGGAAGTCTTTCCATGCTCTTAAGGCCTATATGGCCGAAAAGGCAAGGCCGGACCGGCCCTTCAAATAAGGCTGGAAAAGTCCTTTTGTTGTTCAAGTAATTCAATACTCATTTCTTCTCTCTTCTTATTTTGTTTTGGACCCGACTTACTTGACCATGGCTGGTCAGCTTAAATAGACACATGTCCATTTGAGGACATAAGCTTAAATGCGTTTATGGTTCTCGACTCATGTTTGGGTTAACGATAGTCCATCATGGTTAGCTATTGGGTGTTGTTTTCTCTGATGTATGTTGACTGTTTGGTTATCAATGGTAATTCCACATTCTAAAAAACAAAACAAAAAGACTGTTGATACCCAAAAAATCAATATTCATGCTCAATGGATATTCTAAGCTCAATAAAGAAATACACATGCAAATCACATTTGAAATACAAAAGTTACATATTTATTTGAATATTTATGTCACGCACTCTTGAGGCTTACAAGTTTGGGTGTGGTGTGGAAGGTAACGGAAATACATGAGACTCATTCTCGGTTTTGGTTGTTGGTGATTTTGGACTTGGGACCGAAATCCATCCCCAACAATCTAAATCGCTTAACGGGTTTGCAAAGATGAGATAACCCAAACCCATATGCTTAACTTAAATCACCTACTTTAACCCTAATGCAATAGTCTTTCTACCCAATCAAACAAATAGTATTTTCTTTAAACCCCACAGTAAGTCATTTTCTTATACGCCAAGCATAAGTCCCTAACAACCTTTTCTTCTACTCTGTTCTAAGCTCTAGCCCCTAGCTATTCCAATATGCACATCTATCAACACATAACAACAGCTTTTCCTTAAAATATGCTGCTCCAATTCCAACTTCACGCATCACCTCTTAATCTTGTGGTCACTACGGTGTTTTGTACATTTGAACTCATCATGATACATCTCTTTGATTGTCCAGCAGACTTGCCTCATTCACTTGTGTATTA from Fragaria vesca subsp. vesca linkage group LG3, FraVesHawaii_1.0, whole genome shotgun sequence harbors:
- the LOC101301274 gene encoding small ubiquitin-related modifier 2-like gives rise to the protein MSGVTNQEEDKKPADQAAHINLKVKSQDGNEVFFRIKRNTQLKKLMNAYCDRQSVDFNAIAFLFDGRRLRAEQTPDELEMEDGDEIDAMLHQTGGAIV
- the LOC101309043 gene encoding endoglucanase 11-like, with protein sequence MKEDKKQSIVLQKWCVLLSIFALFPFSQSFNYSDALTKSLLYFESQRSGRLPHNQRVIWRDHSGLNDGIEQGVDLVGGYYDAGDNVKFGLPMAFTITMLSWGVIEYGKEITDSGEYSHALESIKWGTDYFIKAHTHPNVFWAEVGDGFTDHYCWQRPEDMTTSRQAYKVDEKNPGSDIAGETAAAMAAAAIVFRKTNPHYSGLLLDHAKQLFEFGDKYRGKYDESIKVVKGHYTSWSGYMDELLWAAIWLYKATNNEDYLNYVLTNAQAFGGTTWSITEFSWDVKYAGVQIIASMLLKEAKHKKHEHTLKQYLSKAEYYMCSCLGKNNNTNVRRTPGGLLYIRQWNNMQYVSTSAFLLTVYSDHLQATHQNLNCDKGQVGPDEMLAFAKSQVDYILGSNPRGLSYLVGYGPNYPLRLHHRGASIDSYKRNKGFIGCTQGYDNWYGNKDPNPNVVVGALVGGPDGDDGFRDERWNYMQTEACTYNTATLVGVFAKLHG